From a region of the Apis cerana isolate GH-2021 linkage group LG13, AcerK_1.0, whole genome shotgun sequence genome:
- the LOC108002666 gene encoding potassium voltage-gated channel subfamily H member 8 isoform X1: MPVRKGLLAPQNTFLDTIATRFDGTHSNFVLGNAQVPSLYPIVYCSDGFCELTGFARAQIMQKGCACKFLYGPETKEEERAMIDKSLESKTELKMEVVFYKKNGSPFDCLLDIVPIKNEKGDVVLFLASHKDITHTKNLQLCELQDSDAKGGLDPEAPPANYGRRRSRAVLYQLSGHYKQDNKHKIKLNNNLLHSTAPPLPEYKTTGIKKSQFILSHYGGFKSCWDWLILLATFYVAIVVPFNASFINIDRPTMVSDVVVEALFITDIVLNFRTTYVSRKGEVVSNSKSIAVNYLKGWFFVDLVAALPFDFLYASDVYSGEESGHGNIHLVKLTRLLRLARLLQKMDRYSQYSAVILTMLMLFFILVAHWLACIWFVIAEKERLRNDNDWDLGWIHTLAEKLKISVENVTHAESYITALYFTCSSLTSVGFGNVSANTFSEKFFSICTMLIGALMHAVVFGNVTAIIQRIYSRRSLYQTKLRDLKDFFVLHQIPEELKQRMQDYFQTMWSLNHGIDIHETLKQFPEELRGDVSMHLHREILNLPIFEPASQGCLKLLSLRIKNNFCAPGEFLVHKGDALSYIYYLCNGSMEVVQNNMVVAILGKGDLVGCDINVHLQHTSNGGGAGGGGAADVVVKSSCDVKALTYCDLKCINMHGLVEVLRLYPEYQHQFANDIQHDLTYNLREGYEAEQESDMNGPSLTLPSISEDDENVPDEGETSPLSPPNKSPLHTSSSPRHAKFRDEYREARRPTRGVLVRGRTAQVIAQESMEEHIRGSVERLDTQFSTLHQDVATLSCEVRNAIQALQILACSPQSNPNLPTPASRGSGVLARSSSHPPDAICWDPPRRMLDASTQTEWPVDLFESWVRANSQTVLRILELDPDLLSRQPHSPTPSPSSPPPPPYEPLSPVVGTPPRSLSPAQGNEFVFGNNRGEQQQQHIPRSYKPTNSTWDPENKLLHRFSAGDADNASLYQAFSNLRRLPESRSLKFDPFDS; this comes from the exons ACAGCAATTTTGTGCTGGGAAATGCGCAGGTTCCGTCCCTCTATCCGATCGTTTATTGCTCGGACGGTTTCTGCGAGCTGACAGGATTCGCGCGAGCGCAAATCATGCAAAAGGGTTGCGCTTGCAAATTCCTCTATGGCCCGGAaacgaaagaggaggaaagggcGATGATCGACAAGAGCCTCGAGAGCAAAACGGAGTTGAAGATGGAAGTGGTGTTCTACAAAAAGAACG GAAGCCCGTTCGACTGTTTGCTCGACATTGTCCCGATCAAGAACGAGAAGGGCGACGTCGTCCTCTTCCTGGCCTCGCACAAGGACATCACCCACACGAAGAACCTTCAGCTGTGTGAGTTGCAAGATAGTG ACGCAAAAGGTGGCCTCGATCCGGAAGCACCGCCGGCTAATTACGGCAGGAGAAGGAGTCGGGCCGTCCTTTATCAATTGTCGGGCCATTACAAACAGGACAATAAgcacaaaattaaattgaataac AATCTTCTTCATTCCACCGCGCCACCGTTGCCCGAGTATAAAACGACGGggataaaaaaatctcaattcaTTTTGAGCCACTACGGCGGGTTCAAGTCTTGCTGGGATTGGTTGATACTCCTCGCGACGTTTTACGTGGCGATCGTCGTCCCTTTTAACGCGAGCTTCATCAACATCGATAGGCCGACGATGGTCAGTGACGTTGTCGTCGAAGCACTGTTCATAACCG ATATCGTTCTGAACTTTAGGACGACCTATGTGAGCAGAAAGGGTGAAGTGGTCAGCAACAGCAAAAGCATCGCTGTCAACTATCTAAAGGGATGGTTTTTTGTCGATCTTGTCGCGGCCTTGCCCTTTGATTTTCTCTACGCGTCCGACGTTTACAGCGGCGAG GAATCGGGGCACGGTAACATTCATTTGGTGAAATTAACGAGATTACTGAGGCTGGCCCGATTGCTTCAAAAGATGGACAGATACTCGCAGTACAGCGCAGTGATTCTGACCATGTTGATGCTGTTCTTCATCCTGGTGGCGCATTGGTTGGCCTGTATCTGGTTCGTTATCgccgagaaagagagattgaGAAACGACAACGATTGGGACCTCG GTTGGATTCACACGTTGGcggaaaaattgaagatttcgGTGGAGAACGTAACCCACGCGGAAAGTTACATCACTGCGTTGTATTTCACTTGCAGTAGCCTGACATCGGTAGGATTTGGAAATGTGTCTGCCAACACATTCTCCGAGAAGTTCTTCTCAATTTGCACGATGCTGATTGGTG CTCTGATGCATGCCGTGGTCTTTGGTAACGTGACTGCaattattcaaagaatttaCTCTAGAAGATCTCTATACCAAACAAAATTGCGGGATCTCAAGGATTTTTTCGTATTGCATCAGATCCCCGAAGAACTGAAACAACGTATGCAAGACTATTTCCAAACTATGTGGTCCTTGAACCATGGTATAGATATACACGAg ACCCTGAAACAATTTCCAGAGGAGCTGCGAGGAGATGTTTCGATGCACTTACATCgcgagatattaaatttacctATATTCGAGCCCGCTTCCCAGGGCTGTCTCAAATTACTATCTCtccgaattaaaaataatttttgcgcCCCCGGCGAGTTTTTAGTTCACAAGGGGGACGCGCTCTCTTACATATATTACTTGTGCAACGGTTCCATGGAAGTTGTGCAAAATAACATGGTCGTTGCGATCTTAG GCAAAGGTGATCTGGTAGGCTGTGACATAAACGTCCACCTGCAGCACACGAGTAACGGTGGCGGGGCGGGTGGAGGAGGTGCCGCGGATGTCGTAGTCAAATCGAGTTGCGACGTTAAAGCGTTAACCTACTGCGATTTAAAGTGCATAAATATGCACGGATTAGTCGAGGTGCTTCGTTTGTATCCCGAGTACCAGCACCAGTTTGCAAATGATATACAACACGATCTCACTTACAATTTACGGGAGGGATACGAGGCCGAG cAAGAATCGGATATGAACGGGCCGTCGTTAACGTTGCCCTCCATTAGCGAAGACGACGAAAACGTGCCTGACGAGGGGGAGACATCGCCTCTGTCACCGCCGAACAAATCGCCTTTACACACGTCTTCGAGCCCGAGACACGCCAAGTTCAG AGACGAGTATCGAGAGGCAAGAAGGCCGACAAGGGGGGTTTTAGTGAGAGGGAGGACGGCTCAAGTAATCGCTCAAGAATCGATGGAAGAACACATCCGAGGGTCCGTGGAACGACTGGACACCCAATTTTCCACGTTGCATCAAGACGTTGCCACGTTGAGTTGCGAG gtgAGAAATGCCATACAAGCTCTACAAATATTAGCGTGTTCGCCTCAAAGTAATCCGAATTTACCAACCCCCGCGAGTCGTGGGAGTGGAGTTTTGGCGAGAAGCTCGTCCCATCCGCCGGATGCTATATGCTGGGATCCACCAAGGAGAATGTTAGACGCGTCCACGCAAACCGAGTGGCCCGTAGACTTGTTCGAATCCTGGGTTCGAGCGAATTCTCAAACAGTTCTAAGAATCCTCGAACTCGATCCGGATCTTCTTTCGAGGCAACCACACTCCCCGACACCGTCGCCATCTTCTCCCCCACCACCTCCGTACGAGCCCTTGTCACCTGTTGTTGGAACACCGCCGCGATCGCTGTCCCCTGCACAAG GAAACGAGTTCGTTTTTGGCAATAATCGGGgggaacaacaacaacaacacatTCCTCGCTCGTATAAACCGACAAACTCTACGTGGGATCCcgagaataaattattgcacAGATTTAGCGCCGGTGATGCCGACAACGCATCCCTATATCAGGCATTTAGCAATTTGCGCCGACTTCCTGAATCACGATCGTTAAAATTCGATCCGTTTGATAGCTGA
- the LOC108002666 gene encoding potassium voltage-gated channel subfamily H member 8 isoform X4 has protein sequence MPVRKGLLAPQNTFLDTIATRFDGTHSNFVLGNAQVPSLYPIVYCSDGFCELTGFARAQIMQKGCACKFLYGPETKEEERAMIDKSLESKTELKMEVVFYKKNGSPFDCLLDIVPIKNEKGDVVLFLASHKDITHTKNLQLYAKGGLDPEAPPANYGRRRSRAVLYQLSGHYKQDNKHKIKLNNNLLHSTAPPLPEYKTTGIKKSQFILSHYGGFKSCWDWLILLATFYVAIVVPFNASFINIDRPTMVSDVVVEALFITDIVLNFRTTYVSRKGEVVSNSKSIAVNYLKGWFFVDLVAALPFDFLYASDVYSGEESGHGNIHLVKLTRLLRLARLLQKMDRYSQYSAVILTMLMLFFILVAHWLACIWFVIAEKERLRNDNDWDLGWIHTLAEKLKISVENVTHAESYITALYFTCSSLTSVGFGNVSANTFSEKFFSICTMLIGALMHAVVFGNVTAIIQRIYSRRSLYQTKLRDLKDFFVLHQIPEELKQRMQDYFQTMWSLNHGIDIHETLKQFPEELRGDVSMHLHREILNLPIFEPASQGCLKLLSLRIKNNFCAPGEFLVHKGDALSYIYYLCNGSMEVVQNNMVVAILGKGDLVGCDINVHLQHTSNGGGAGGGGAADVVVKSSCDVKALTYCDLKCINMHGLVEVLRLYPEYQHQFANDIQHDLTYNLREGYEAEQESDMNGPSLTLPSISEDDENVPDEGETSPLSPPNKSPLHTSSSPRHAKFRDEYREARRPTRGVLVRGRTAQVIAQESMEEHIRGSVERLDTQFSTLHQDVATLSCEVRNAIQALQILACSPQSNPNLPTPASRGSGVLARSSSHPPDAICWDPPRRMLDASTQTEWPVDLFESWVRANSQTVLRILELDPDLLSRQPHSPTPSPSSPPPPPYEPLSPVVGTPPRSLSPAQGNEFVFGNNRGEQQQQHIPRSYKPTNSTWDPENKLLHRFSAGDADNASLYQAFSNLRRLPESRSLKFDPFDS, from the exons ACAGCAATTTTGTGCTGGGAAATGCGCAGGTTCCGTCCCTCTATCCGATCGTTTATTGCTCGGACGGTTTCTGCGAGCTGACAGGATTCGCGCGAGCGCAAATCATGCAAAAGGGTTGCGCTTGCAAATTCCTCTATGGCCCGGAaacgaaagaggaggaaagggcGATGATCGACAAGAGCCTCGAGAGCAAAACGGAGTTGAAGATGGAAGTGGTGTTCTACAAAAAGAACG GAAGCCCGTTCGACTGTTTGCTCGACATTGTCCCGATCAAGAACGAGAAGGGCGACGTCGTCCTCTTCCTGGCCTCGCACAAGGACATCACCCACACGAAGAACCTTCAGCTGT ACGCAAAAGGTGGCCTCGATCCGGAAGCACCGCCGGCTAATTACGGCAGGAGAAGGAGTCGGGCCGTCCTTTATCAATTGTCGGGCCATTACAAACAGGACAATAAgcacaaaattaaattgaataac AATCTTCTTCATTCCACCGCGCCACCGTTGCCCGAGTATAAAACGACGGggataaaaaaatctcaattcaTTTTGAGCCACTACGGCGGGTTCAAGTCTTGCTGGGATTGGTTGATACTCCTCGCGACGTTTTACGTGGCGATCGTCGTCCCTTTTAACGCGAGCTTCATCAACATCGATAGGCCGACGATGGTCAGTGACGTTGTCGTCGAAGCACTGTTCATAACCG ATATCGTTCTGAACTTTAGGACGACCTATGTGAGCAGAAAGGGTGAAGTGGTCAGCAACAGCAAAAGCATCGCTGTCAACTATCTAAAGGGATGGTTTTTTGTCGATCTTGTCGCGGCCTTGCCCTTTGATTTTCTCTACGCGTCCGACGTTTACAGCGGCGAG GAATCGGGGCACGGTAACATTCATTTGGTGAAATTAACGAGATTACTGAGGCTGGCCCGATTGCTTCAAAAGATGGACAGATACTCGCAGTACAGCGCAGTGATTCTGACCATGTTGATGCTGTTCTTCATCCTGGTGGCGCATTGGTTGGCCTGTATCTGGTTCGTTATCgccgagaaagagagattgaGAAACGACAACGATTGGGACCTCG GTTGGATTCACACGTTGGcggaaaaattgaagatttcgGTGGAGAACGTAACCCACGCGGAAAGTTACATCACTGCGTTGTATTTCACTTGCAGTAGCCTGACATCGGTAGGATTTGGAAATGTGTCTGCCAACACATTCTCCGAGAAGTTCTTCTCAATTTGCACGATGCTGATTGGTG CTCTGATGCATGCCGTGGTCTTTGGTAACGTGACTGCaattattcaaagaatttaCTCTAGAAGATCTCTATACCAAACAAAATTGCGGGATCTCAAGGATTTTTTCGTATTGCATCAGATCCCCGAAGAACTGAAACAACGTATGCAAGACTATTTCCAAACTATGTGGTCCTTGAACCATGGTATAGATATACACGAg ACCCTGAAACAATTTCCAGAGGAGCTGCGAGGAGATGTTTCGATGCACTTACATCgcgagatattaaatttacctATATTCGAGCCCGCTTCCCAGGGCTGTCTCAAATTACTATCTCtccgaattaaaaataatttttgcgcCCCCGGCGAGTTTTTAGTTCACAAGGGGGACGCGCTCTCTTACATATATTACTTGTGCAACGGTTCCATGGAAGTTGTGCAAAATAACATGGTCGTTGCGATCTTAG GCAAAGGTGATCTGGTAGGCTGTGACATAAACGTCCACCTGCAGCACACGAGTAACGGTGGCGGGGCGGGTGGAGGAGGTGCCGCGGATGTCGTAGTCAAATCGAGTTGCGACGTTAAAGCGTTAACCTACTGCGATTTAAAGTGCATAAATATGCACGGATTAGTCGAGGTGCTTCGTTTGTATCCCGAGTACCAGCACCAGTTTGCAAATGATATACAACACGATCTCACTTACAATTTACGGGAGGGATACGAGGCCGAG cAAGAATCGGATATGAACGGGCCGTCGTTAACGTTGCCCTCCATTAGCGAAGACGACGAAAACGTGCCTGACGAGGGGGAGACATCGCCTCTGTCACCGCCGAACAAATCGCCTTTACACACGTCTTCGAGCCCGAGACACGCCAAGTTCAG AGACGAGTATCGAGAGGCAAGAAGGCCGACAAGGGGGGTTTTAGTGAGAGGGAGGACGGCTCAAGTAATCGCTCAAGAATCGATGGAAGAACACATCCGAGGGTCCGTGGAACGACTGGACACCCAATTTTCCACGTTGCATCAAGACGTTGCCACGTTGAGTTGCGAG gtgAGAAATGCCATACAAGCTCTACAAATATTAGCGTGTTCGCCTCAAAGTAATCCGAATTTACCAACCCCCGCGAGTCGTGGGAGTGGAGTTTTGGCGAGAAGCTCGTCCCATCCGCCGGATGCTATATGCTGGGATCCACCAAGGAGAATGTTAGACGCGTCCACGCAAACCGAGTGGCCCGTAGACTTGTTCGAATCCTGGGTTCGAGCGAATTCTCAAACAGTTCTAAGAATCCTCGAACTCGATCCGGATCTTCTTTCGAGGCAACCACACTCCCCGACACCGTCGCCATCTTCTCCCCCACCACCTCCGTACGAGCCCTTGTCACCTGTTGTTGGAACACCGCCGCGATCGCTGTCCCCTGCACAAG GAAACGAGTTCGTTTTTGGCAATAATCGGGgggaacaacaacaacaacacatTCCTCGCTCGTATAAACCGACAAACTCTACGTGGGATCCcgagaataaattattgcacAGATTTAGCGCCGGTGATGCCGACAACGCATCCCTATATCAGGCATTTAGCAATTTGCGCCGACTTCCTGAATCACGATCGTTAAAATTCGATCCGTTTGATAGCTGA
- the LOC108002666 gene encoding potassium voltage-gated channel subfamily H member 8 isoform X3: MPVRKGLLAPQNTFLDTIATRFDGTHSNFVLGNAQVPSLYPIVYCSDGFCELTGFARAQIMQKGCACKFLYGPETKEEERAMIDKSLESKTELKMEVVFYKKNGSPFDCLLDIVPIKNEKGDVVLFLASHKDITHTKNLQLYAKGGLDPEAPPANYGRRRSRAVLYQLSGHYKQDNKHKIKLNNNLLHSTAPPLPEYKTTGIKKSQFILSHYGGFKSCWDWLILLATFYVAIVVPFNASFINIDRPTMVSDVVVEALFITDIVLNFRTTYVSRKGEVVSNSKSIAVNYLKGWFFVDLVAALPFDFLYASDVYSGEESGHGNIHLVKLTRLLRLARLLQKMDRYSQYSAVILTMLMLFFILVAHWLACIWFVIAEKERLRNDNDWDLGWIHTLAEKLKISVENVTHAESYITALYFTCSSLTSVGFGNVSANTFSEKFFSICTMLIGALMHAVVFGNVTAIIQRIYSRRSLYQTKLRDLKDFFVLHQIPEELKQRMQDYFQTMWSLNHGIDIHETLKQFPEELRGDVSMHLHREILNLPIFEPASQGCLKLLSLRIKNNFCAPGEFLVHKGDALSYIYYLCNGSMEVVQNNMVVAILGNGDLVGCDINVHLQHTSNGGGAGGGGAADVVVKSSCDVKALTYCDLKCINMHGLVEVLRLYPEYQHQFANDIQHDLTYNLREGYEAEQESDMNGPSLTLPSISEDDENVPDEGETSPLSPPNKSPLHTSSSPRHAKFRDEYREARRPTRGVLVRGRTAQVIAQESMEEHIRGSVERLDTQFSTLHQDVATLSCEVRNAIQALQILACSPQSNPNLPTPASRGSGVLARSSSHPPDAICWDPPRRMLDASTQTEWPVDLFESWVRANSQTVLRILELDPDLLSRQPHSPTPSPSSPPPPPYEPLSPVVGTPPRSLSPAQGNEFVFGNNRGEQQQQHIPRSYKPTNSTWDPENKLLHRFSAGDADNASLYQAFSNLRRLPESRSLKFDPFDS, encoded by the exons ACAGCAATTTTGTGCTGGGAAATGCGCAGGTTCCGTCCCTCTATCCGATCGTTTATTGCTCGGACGGTTTCTGCGAGCTGACAGGATTCGCGCGAGCGCAAATCATGCAAAAGGGTTGCGCTTGCAAATTCCTCTATGGCCCGGAaacgaaagaggaggaaagggcGATGATCGACAAGAGCCTCGAGAGCAAAACGGAGTTGAAGATGGAAGTGGTGTTCTACAAAAAGAACG GAAGCCCGTTCGACTGTTTGCTCGACATTGTCCCGATCAAGAACGAGAAGGGCGACGTCGTCCTCTTCCTGGCCTCGCACAAGGACATCACCCACACGAAGAACCTTCAGCTGT ACGCAAAAGGTGGCCTCGATCCGGAAGCACCGCCGGCTAATTACGGCAGGAGAAGGAGTCGGGCCGTCCTTTATCAATTGTCGGGCCATTACAAACAGGACAATAAgcacaaaattaaattgaataac AATCTTCTTCATTCCACCGCGCCACCGTTGCCCGAGTATAAAACGACGGggataaaaaaatctcaattcaTTTTGAGCCACTACGGCGGGTTCAAGTCTTGCTGGGATTGGTTGATACTCCTCGCGACGTTTTACGTGGCGATCGTCGTCCCTTTTAACGCGAGCTTCATCAACATCGATAGGCCGACGATGGTCAGTGACGTTGTCGTCGAAGCACTGTTCATAACCG ATATCGTTCTGAACTTTAGGACGACCTATGTGAGCAGAAAGGGTGAAGTGGTCAGCAACAGCAAAAGCATCGCTGTCAACTATCTAAAGGGATGGTTTTTTGTCGATCTTGTCGCGGCCTTGCCCTTTGATTTTCTCTACGCGTCCGACGTTTACAGCGGCGAG GAATCGGGGCACGGTAACATTCATTTGGTGAAATTAACGAGATTACTGAGGCTGGCCCGATTGCTTCAAAAGATGGACAGATACTCGCAGTACAGCGCAGTGATTCTGACCATGTTGATGCTGTTCTTCATCCTGGTGGCGCATTGGTTGGCCTGTATCTGGTTCGTTATCgccgagaaagagagattgaGAAACGACAACGATTGGGACCTCG GTTGGATTCACACGTTGGcggaaaaattgaagatttcgGTGGAGAACGTAACCCACGCGGAAAGTTACATCACTGCGTTGTATTTCACTTGCAGTAGCCTGACATCGGTAGGATTTGGAAATGTGTCTGCCAACACATTCTCCGAGAAGTTCTTCTCAATTTGCACGATGCTGATTGGTG CTCTGATGCATGCCGTGGTCTTTGGTAACGTGACTGCaattattcaaagaatttaCTCTAGAAGATCTCTATACCAAACAAAATTGCGGGATCTCAAGGATTTTTTCGTATTGCATCAGATCCCCGAAGAACTGAAACAACGTATGCAAGACTATTTCCAAACTATGTGGTCCTTGAACCATGGTATAGATATACACGAg ACCCTGAAACAATTTCCAGAGGAGCTGCGAGGAGATGTTTCGATGCACTTACATCgcgagatattaaatttacctATATTCGAGCCCGCTTCCCAGGGCTGTCTCAAATTACTATCTCtccgaattaaaaataatttttgcgcCCCCGGCGAGTTTTTAGTTCACAAGGGGGACGCGCTCTCTTACATATATTACTTGTGCAACGGTTCCATGGAAGTTGTGCAAAATAACATGGTCGTTGCGATCTTAGGTAATG GTGATCTGGTAGGCTGTGACATAAACGTCCACCTGCAGCACACGAGTAACGGTGGCGGGGCGGGTGGAGGAGGTGCCGCGGATGTCGTAGTCAAATCGAGTTGCGACGTTAAAGCGTTAACCTACTGCGATTTAAAGTGCATAAATATGCACGGATTAGTCGAGGTGCTTCGTTTGTATCCCGAGTACCAGCACCAGTTTGCAAATGATATACAACACGATCTCACTTACAATTTACGGGAGGGATACGAGGCCGAG cAAGAATCGGATATGAACGGGCCGTCGTTAACGTTGCCCTCCATTAGCGAAGACGACGAAAACGTGCCTGACGAGGGGGAGACATCGCCTCTGTCACCGCCGAACAAATCGCCTTTACACACGTCTTCGAGCCCGAGACACGCCAAGTTCAG AGACGAGTATCGAGAGGCAAGAAGGCCGACAAGGGGGGTTTTAGTGAGAGGGAGGACGGCTCAAGTAATCGCTCAAGAATCGATGGAAGAACACATCCGAGGGTCCGTGGAACGACTGGACACCCAATTTTCCACGTTGCATCAAGACGTTGCCACGTTGAGTTGCGAG gtgAGAAATGCCATACAAGCTCTACAAATATTAGCGTGTTCGCCTCAAAGTAATCCGAATTTACCAACCCCCGCGAGTCGTGGGAGTGGAGTTTTGGCGAGAAGCTCGTCCCATCCGCCGGATGCTATATGCTGGGATCCACCAAGGAGAATGTTAGACGCGTCCACGCAAACCGAGTGGCCCGTAGACTTGTTCGAATCCTGGGTTCGAGCGAATTCTCAAACAGTTCTAAGAATCCTCGAACTCGATCCGGATCTTCTTTCGAGGCAACCACACTCCCCGACACCGTCGCCATCTTCTCCCCCACCACCTCCGTACGAGCCCTTGTCACCTGTTGTTGGAACACCGCCGCGATCGCTGTCCCCTGCACAAG GAAACGAGTTCGTTTTTGGCAATAATCGGGgggaacaacaacaacaacacatTCCTCGCTCGTATAAACCGACAAACTCTACGTGGGATCCcgagaataaattattgcacAGATTTAGCGCCGGTGATGCCGACAACGCATCCCTATATCAGGCATTTAGCAATTTGCGCCGACTTCCTGAATCACGATCGTTAAAATTCGATCCGTTTGATAGCTGA